The DNA sequence agaACCAGAAccaggactgggactgggaccgGAAccgggactgggactgggagccCTCTGGAACCAGGACACTTCCAGAGCCGGAACTGGGACCAGGAACCTTCCAGAGCCCTCCAGAACCGGGACCATTCCAGAACTGGAGCCCTCCGGAACCGGAACCCCCAGAACCAGAACCGAGACCCCCCCAGAGCcgctggggcaggaggggagaggacTCACGGGGACCCTCCCGTGCCCAGGGGTCTTTGGGGGAACCCCGGGAATCCATTCCAGACCTTTGGGAATCCATTCCGGACCCCGGGAATCCATTCCGGACCCCGGGAATCCATTCCAGACCTTTGGGAATCCATTCCGGACCCCAGAATCCATTCCGGACCCCGGGAATCCATTCCGGACCCCAGAATCCATTCCAGACCTTTGGGAATCCATTCCGGACCTTTGGGAATCCGTTCCTGACCCTGGGAATCCATTCCGGACCCCAGAATCCATTCCTGAGCCCCAAAATCCATTCCTAACCACAGGAATCCATTCCGGACCTTTGGAAATCCGTTCCGGACCTTTGGGAATCCATTCCTGAcgccccaaatccatcctggaccccccaaacccattcCTGACGCCCCAAATCCATTCCAGACTTTTGGGAATCCATCccggaccccccaaatccactcCTGACCCCTGGGAATCCATTCCTgagcccccaaaatccaccccggACCTTCGGgtgacccccaaaccccctccccccccccgaGAGGGTCGGGACCCCTCCGGTGTCACCGcgggggggacagagggggcgAAATGTCCCTGGGGgggctccccccgcccctccccctccGTGCCCGCCGCCcgtgccatccctgcccctcccccaccccccccccccaaaacaatTCGcgattttgggggggaggggtcgcgagtgggggtggggggggatgGGAACAGCGCCCAAACCCCGCgctcccctcccccactcccaccccatccccccCCAAACGGAACCGGGCAGGATTCGGGggtggtgggggaggggccggcgagctgggggagagggaggggaattggggggggggggtctcccctccccctcccccttttttccccttcctccccgcagcccccgggggTTGAACTTCCTGGgtcagcgccgccgccgcctccatTGTCCGCGCGGCCGCGGCGGCGCCGGCagcgggggcggccccgggggtCGCGGGACCCCCCCCGGCACCGAGCGGGGGTCGCGGGACCCCCCCCGGGTCCGCtccgggctgggggagggggcggcgATGTCGCCGAAACGCTgccggggtgggggagggggctgggtGACCCCcgcgggggggggaggggcaggcggggggggggaggggcaggggggggaggaagaggaaggagacgGTGGCGGTGAggaggggggcggggggcgccgaGCACCCCAACATCTGCGTGGAGTGCGGGCAGAGCTTCGCCCGCAGCGCCGCGCTGGCCCGGCACCGGAGTGACCACCGGAGTGACCATCGGGGTGACCCACGGGGTGACCACAGGAGTGACCACCAGAGTGACCACCTGAGTGACAACTGGAGTGACCCACGGGGTGACAACCGCAGTGACCACCAGAGTGACCACAGGAGTGACCCACGGGGTGACCACCCGAGTGACCATCGGAGTGACCCAAGGAGTGACCACCCGAGTGACAACCGGAGTGACCGCGGGAGTGACCACCGGGGTGACCACCGGAGTGACCACCCGAGTGACCATCGGAGTGACCACCCGAGTGACCACAGCAGTGACCACTTGAGTGACCACCTGAGTGACCACCGGAGTGACCACCCGAGTGACCGCAGGAGTGACCATCGGAGTGACCACAGCACTGACCACCGGAGTGACCCACGGGGTGACCATCGGAGTGACCACAGGAGTGACCATCGGAGTGACCACAGCACTGACCACCGGAGTGACCCACGGGGTGACCATCGGAGTGACCACAGGAGTGACCCACGGGGTGACAACCGGAGTGACCACCGGAGTGACCCACGGGGTGACCACCCGAGTGACCACCGGAGTGACCACCGGGGTGACCACAGGAGTGACCCACGGGGTGACCACAGGAGTGACCACCCGAGTGACCCAAGGAGTGACCCACGGGGTGACCACCGGAGTGACCGCGGGAGTGACCACCCGAGTGACCACCGGAGTGACCGTCGGAGTGACCACAGCACTGACCATGGCACCGTCCTGGCCCGGCACAGGAGTGACCACCTGAGTGACCACCGGAGTGACCTACGGGGTGACCACCGGAGTGACCACAGCACTGACCTCAGCACTGACCATGGCACCGTCCTGGCCAGGCACAGGAGTGACCACCGGAGTGACCATCGGAGTGACCACCCAAGTGACCTCAGCACTGACCGCGGCTCCGGACACCACGCTGACCACTGGAGTGACCTCAGCCCTGACCACAGCAGCGCTCAGCCCGGCCGCTCCGGACAGACGGACACCGGTCACGGTCAGCAGGACGGCTCAGGGCACGGGAGTGACCAGGGCAGAGGTCAGCGGGGCGGCCACGGACGGAGGAGTGACCACGGCTCCGGCCAGCCGGACATTGATGGGAATGGCCAGAGGGTCGTCCGTGGCAGTGGTCAGCGGGCTCGTGGCCGTGGTCACCGAGGTGGCTCCGGCCAGCCGGACATCGATGGCGATGACCAAAGAGCCACCCCCAGAGGCGGTCAGCAGCAGGGAGGCCCCGATGACCACCCCGATGACGGCCCCGATGACCGCCCCGATGACCACTCGGACTCCCACCCCCTCAGCAGTGACCCCTCCACTGaccactgtcccctcacctgcccGGACTGCGGCCAAACCGCTCTGAGCTCCCACCTGCGGCGGCACCGCCGCGCCCACGCCGCGCTGACCGACACCTGCGGTCACTCTCCGGCCGCGCTGACCGACACCTGCCATGGCCGTGGTCACTCTGCGGGCACCCTGACTGACACCTGCTGTGGCCGTGGTCACTCTCCAGCCACCCTGACCAACACCTGCTGTGGCCGTGGTCACTCTCCAGCTACACTGACCAACACCCGTGGTCACTCTCTGGGGACCCTGACCGACACCCGTGGTCACTCTCCGACCACGGTGACCGACACTGGCCGTGGCCACTCTCCAGCCACCCTGACCAACACCTGCCATGGCCGTGGTCACTCTCCAGCTACACTGACCAACACTGGCCGTGGTCACTCTCCAGCCACCCTGACCAACACCTGCTGTGGCCGTGGTCACTCTCCAGCTACACTGACCGACACCCGTGGCCACTCTCCGGCCACCCTGACCAACACTGGCCGTGGTCACTCTCCGGGCACGTTGACCGACACCCGTGGTCACTCTCCGGCCgcgccgggccctgcccgcCCCAAGCCGCCCAAGTCCCGTCCCCGTCGGCGCCGCTCTGGCCCCGCTGACCGCTCTGGCCCCGCTGACCGCTCTGGCCCCGCTGACCGCGCtggcgccgggccgggccggccgaGCCCTCTGGGCATCCCCAACACGTGCGGGGAGTGCTGGCagagcttcagccagagctcGGACCTGGTGAAGCACCTGCGCATCCACACGGGCGAGAAGCCGTACGCCTGCGGGCACTGCGGCAAGCGCTTCAACGTCAGCTCCAACCTGATCCGGCACCGCCGCATCCACACCGGCGAGCGCCCCTACGGCTGCGCCGACTGCGGCAAGAGCTTCACCGACAAGTCCACGCTGACGCAGCACCGGCGCACGCACACCGGGGAGCGGCCGTACGCCTGCGGGCTCTGCGGCAAGAGCTTCAGCCGCAGCTCGCACCACAAGCGCCACCAGCGCAcccatactgggagcactgggagcactggggcgCTGCCGCGGGGCTGGGGGTTCCCCAGCCAGGCTTGCTGAGGGGAGCATTAAAGAGATTTGGAATAATGGGGGTTTGTTCAGGGTGTTTTGGTGTCTTGGTCTCAGCCCAAATCCCAGGCCCAGTCCtggtcccagtcccaatcccagtcccagtcttgatcccagtcccagcccagtTCTGGTCCCAGTCCCAATCTTGATCCCAGGGCCATCATCTTGAAGtcagtcccaatcccagtcccagtcctgatcccaatcctggTCCCAGTCCCAGTTCTGGTCCCAGTCCCAATCTTGGTTCCAGTGCCACCATCTTGatcccagcccaaatcccagttCTGATCCCAATCCTGGTCCCAGtccaaatcccagtcccaatcctGGTCCCAGTCCCAATGTTGGTCCCAGTTCCAATCTTGatcccagcccaaatcccagttCTGATCCCAATCCTGGTCCCAGTCCCAATATtggtcccagtcccaatcccggTCTCAATCTTGGTCTCAGTCCCAGCCCAGTTCTGGTCCCAGTCCCAATCTTGATCCCAGTTCCAATCTTGATCCCagcccaaatccccatcccagcccaagtcccagtcccagtcccagccctgacccatactgggagcactgggagcgctggggCGCTGCCGCGGGGCTGGGGGTTCCCCAGCCAGGCTTGCTGAGGGGAGCATTAAAGAGATTTGGAAtaatgggggtttttttcagggtgTTTTGGTGTCTTGGTCTCAGCCCAAATCCCAGGCCCAGTCTtggtcccagtcccaatccTGGTCCCAGTCCCAATCTTGGTCCCAGTCCAAATCCCAGGCCCAGTCTTGGTCTCAGTCCCAATCCTGGTCCCAGTCCCAATCTTGatcccagcccaaatcccagttCTGATCCCAATCCTGGTCCCAGTCCAAATCCCAGGCCCAGTCTTGGTCTCAGTCCCAGCCCAGTTCTGGTCCCAGTCCCAATCTCGGTTCCAGTGCCACCATCTTTAAGTCAGTCccgatcccagtcccagtcccgatcccatcccagtcccaaatcccagtcccagtcctggTCCCAGTCTCGATCCCAGTCCCGATCCCagtcccggtcccggtcccggtcccagttccaatcccagtcccagtcctggTCCCAGTCTcgatcccagtcccagtcccggtcccggtcccagttccaatcccagtcccatcccaatcccagttccgatcccagcccagtcccatcccaatcccagtccaatcccaatcccagttccGATCCCATCCCAGTTCCGATCCCATCCCAGTTCCGGTCCCAGTCCCAGATCCCAgtcccgatcccaatcccagttcCGATCCCAGCCCAGTCCCATCCCAATCCCGGTCCCGATCCCATCCCAGTTCTGATCCCaacccccaacacccccagtgCCCCAAATCGGagccccccccccaccaaaccCCTCCCCACAATTCCCAGAGCCCCTCCCCCAATGATGACATCATCCCTGCCTCGATGACGTCACAGTGATGTCACAGCACCCCacgattttgggggggattttgggggggtttattAAAAGCTGG is a window from the Haemorhous mexicanus isolate bHaeMex1 unplaced genomic scaffold, bHaeMex1.pri scaffold_228_ctg1, whole genome shotgun sequence genome containing:
- the LOC132322973 gene encoding hornerin-like, coding for MSPKRCRGGRGGRKRKETVAVRRGAGGAEHPNICVECGQSFARSAALARHRSDHRSDHRGDPRGDHRSDHQSDHLSDNWSDPRGDNRSDHQSDHRSDPRGDHPSDHRSDPRSDHPSDNRSDRGSDHRGDHRSDHPSDHRSDHPSDHSSDHLSDHLSDHRSDHPSDRRSDHRSDHSTDHRSDPRGDHRSDHRSDHRSDHSTDHRSDPRGDHRSDHRSDPRGDNRSDHRSDPRGDHPSDHRSDHRGDHRSDPRGDHRSDHPSDPRSDPRGDHRSDRGSDHPSDHRSDRRSDHSTDHGTVLARHRSDHLSDHRSDLRGDHRSDHSTDLSTDHGTVLARHRSDHRSDHRSDHPSDLSTDRGSGHHADHWSDLSPDHSSAQPGRSGQTDTGHGQQDGSGHGSDQGRGQRGGHGRRSDHGSGQPDIDGNGQRVVRGSGQRARGRGHRGGSGQPDIDGDDQRATPRGGQQQGGPDDHPDDGPDDRPDDHSDSHPLSSDPSTDHCPLTCPDCGQTALSSHLRRHRRAHAALTDTCGHSPAALTDTCCGRGHSPATLTNTRGHSLGTLTDTRGHSPTTVTDTGRGHSPATLTNTCHGRGHSPATLTNTGRGHSPATLTNTCCGRGHSPATLTDTRGHSPATLTNTGRGHSPGTLTDTRGHSPAAPGPARPKPPKSRPRRRRSGPADRSGPADRSGPADRAGAGPGRPSPLGIPNTCGECWQSFSQSSDLVKHLRIHTGEKPYACGHCGKRFNVSSNLIRHRRIHTGERPYGCADCGKSFTDKSTLTQHRRTHTGERPYACGLCGKSFSRSSHHKRHQRTHTGSTGSTGALPRGWGFPSQAC